Proteins encoded within one genomic window of Chelatococcus sp. HY11:
- a CDS encoding hydantoinase B/oxoprolinase family protein: protein MTYDPITLGIFWDRLVSIADEVVTALVRSSFSTNVRESYDLSCVIFDAEGRALTQGTYSVPSFTGTAQATLAHLLRVFPPEMLQPGDVIMTNDPWIGTGHMFDINVMQPIFRRGRLIGYVMSISHLPDVGGVGYSAVGREIYEEGLRLPPVRFVRDGVVDPVLREIIACNVRVPEQTLGDIMANVASTTVGGRRINELMDEYGIEDIQPLSNAIIEFSDRSLRAQIARLPDGTWRHAIMVEGTDEALRLSAEVIIKGDEVHVDFSGTSPSIKAAINVPLCYTRAMTFHAIKCLTTPRIPNNAGSTLAIHVSAPSGCLLNALPPSPTGGRHVIGHFVQPLLFGALASALPEQVQADSGMLNVINVQGKNREGEGVSSIFFASGGFGALAGIDGADTTPSPSNMTGTPVEVWEEISGTLVLSKALAPDSGGAGRFRGGLGQRIALVNDGAEALTISCLAGRTEFPPAGVLGGQPGRARRIEIDGTAVHPKGRYLLEPGQMLVTHEAGGGGYGDPADRPPGALLRDIEDGKVTPEGASRDYGLNLAALAETAR, encoded by the coding sequence ATGACCTACGACCCGATTACGCTTGGCATCTTCTGGGACAGGCTGGTTTCCATCGCCGACGAGGTCGTGACCGCCCTGGTGCGCTCGTCCTTCTCGACCAATGTGCGCGAGAGTTACGACCTCTCCTGCGTGATCTTCGACGCCGAGGGCCGTGCGCTCACGCAAGGCACCTATAGCGTGCCGTCCTTCACCGGCACCGCGCAGGCGACGTTGGCGCATCTCTTGCGCGTCTTCCCGCCCGAGATGCTGCAGCCCGGGGATGTGATCATGACCAATGATCCCTGGATCGGCACGGGGCACATGTTCGACATCAATGTCATGCAGCCGATATTTCGGCGTGGCCGCCTGATCGGCTATGTCATGAGCATCTCGCATCTGCCGGATGTCGGCGGCGTCGGCTACTCCGCCGTTGGCCGCGAGATCTATGAGGAAGGGCTGCGGCTGCCCCCTGTCCGCTTCGTGCGCGATGGCGTCGTCGATCCGGTCCTGCGCGAGATCATCGCATGCAACGTCAGGGTGCCCGAGCAGACGCTCGGCGACATCATGGCCAATGTCGCAAGCACCACCGTGGGTGGCAGGCGCATCAACGAGCTGATGGACGAATATGGGATAGAGGACATCCAGCCGCTGTCCAACGCCATCATCGAATTTTCCGATCGCAGTCTGCGCGCCCAGATCGCTCGCCTCCCGGACGGCACGTGGCGGCACGCGATCATGGTGGAGGGAACCGACGAAGCCCTGCGGCTTTCGGCCGAGGTCATCATCAAAGGCGACGAGGTTCACGTCGATTTCTCCGGCACCTCACCTTCGATCAAGGCGGCGATCAATGTTCCGCTCTGCTACACGAGGGCCATGACCTTCCACGCGATCAAGTGCCTGACGACGCCGCGCATTCCCAACAATGCCGGGTCGACGCTGGCCATTCACGTATCGGCTCCCTCAGGCTGTCTGCTCAATGCGCTTCCGCCTAGCCCGACCGGCGGGCGGCATGTCATCGGGCATTTCGTGCAGCCGTTGTTGTTCGGCGCGCTCGCATCTGCCTTGCCCGAGCAGGTTCAGGCGGACAGCGGCATGCTGAATGTCATCAATGTTCAGGGAAAGAACCGCGAAGGGGAAGGGGTGTCGAGCATCTTCTTCGCCTCCGGCGGCTTTGGCGCGCTGGCGGGGATCGATGGTGCGGATACCACCCCGAGCCCATCGAACATGACCGGTACGCCGGTCGAGGTGTGGGAGGAGATCTCGGGCACACTGGTCCTCTCCAAGGCCCTTGCCCCCGACAGCGGCGGCGCTGGCCGGTTTCGCGGCGGGCTTGGCCAACGCATCGCACTCGTCAACGACGGCGCGGAGGCTTTGACCATTTCCTGCCTTGCGGGCCGGACCGAATTCCCGCCGGCGGGCGTGCTCGGGGGCCAGCCGGGGCGTGCCCGGCGCATCGAAATCGACGGCACCGCCGTCCATCCGAAGGGCCGCTATCTCCTGGAGCCTGGCCAGATGCTTGTGACACATGAGGCTGGCGGTGGCGGTTATGGCGATCCGGCCGATCGGCCGCCCGGCGCTTTGCTCCGCGACATCGAGGACGGCAAGGTCACGCCTGAGGGCGCGTCGCGCGACTACGGCCTTAACCTCGCCGCGTTGGCGGAGACGGCCCGGTGA
- a CDS encoding winged helix DNA-binding protein, with protein sequence MSVGSEPDRGSDNISSTELSEFEFTMITFFYGFSRWVEMCMNSADVRGLKALDILVMHATHSRARGFSPNEIAATLNIDDVHLVAYSIKKLLAAGLVMPVRDGRHQGYVPTEAGEAACRGYLKIREEYLLASLRHLRQDRAEINHAGRILRLLTGLYDQAGRFAVGDAASRRQIPPPPVRTKR encoded by the coding sequence ATGAGCGTTGGCAGTGAGCCTGATCGTGGGAGCGACAACATCAGCAGCACCGAGCTCAGTGAGTTTGAGTTCACGATGATCACCTTCTTCTACGGTTTTTCCCGCTGGGTGGAGATGTGCATGAACTCGGCCGATGTGCGGGGCTTGAAAGCGCTGGATATCCTGGTGATGCATGCCACGCATTCGCGGGCGCGTGGCTTCTCGCCGAATGAAATCGCCGCGACGCTCAACATCGACGACGTGCATCTGGTGGCCTATTCGATCAAAAAGCTGCTGGCCGCCGGCCTGGTCATGCCCGTGCGCGACGGGCGCCATCAGGGTTATGTGCCGACAGAAGCCGGCGAAGCGGCATGCCGGGGTTACCTGAAGATTCGCGAGGAGTATTTGCTCGCCAGTCTGCGCCATCTCCGACAGGATCGCGCCGAGATCAACCATGCGGGCAGGATCTTGCGCCTCCTGACAGGGCTTTACGACCAGGCCGGGCGGTTTGCAGTGGGAGATGCCGCCAGCCGTCGCCAGATCCCCCCGCCACCCGTGCGCACCAAGCGCTGA
- the glsA gene encoding glutaminase A, translated as MAIDKDLLGKAVSQAYADSKAMTGGANASYIPYLASVPSNLFGLALVTASGEVFTAGDAKFEFAIESISKVFTMALAMEEVGTKVFREKIGADPTGEAFNSVIALELHGDRPLSPLVNAGAIATTSLITAKDKEDRYQKILGIQSAFAGRSLSMSTEVNASEQSTNFHNRALAWLMQSAGAMYSEPMDAVDVYTRQCSTLITAVDLAIMGGTLAAGGVNPLSGERVIKAANVPPILAEMMMEGLYTASGDWAYTVGLPGKSGVGGGILAVMPGRYGIAAFSPPLDAVGNSVRGQFAVSKLVEQLGPSLFRPA; from the coding sequence ATGGCGATCGACAAGGACCTTTTGGGGAAGGCTGTTTCGCAGGCCTATGCGGATAGCAAGGCGATGACAGGCGGCGCAAATGCGAGTTACATACCGTATCTTGCTTCCGTTCCGTCGAATCTGTTTGGATTGGCTCTGGTCACGGCCAGCGGGGAGGTTTTCACCGCTGGCGATGCGAAGTTCGAATTCGCTATCGAGTCCATCTCGAAGGTTTTCACCATGGCATTGGCCATGGAGGAGGTCGGCACCAAAGTCTTTCGGGAGAAGATTGGCGCCGATCCGACTGGCGAGGCCTTCAATTCGGTGATCGCTCTGGAATTGCATGGTGATCGGCCATTGAGCCCCCTCGTCAATGCGGGCGCGATCGCAACGACAAGCCTTATCACGGCGAAGGATAAGGAGGATCGCTACCAGAAGATCCTCGGTATCCAGAGTGCATTCGCGGGACGCTCTTTGTCGATGAGCACGGAAGTCAATGCTTCCGAGCAGTCGACGAATTTTCACAACCGCGCCCTGGCGTGGCTGATGCAGAGCGCGGGGGCCATGTATTCGGAGCCGATGGATGCTGTCGATGTGTATACACGACAGTGCTCCACGCTCATCACGGCGGTGGACCTCGCCATTATGGGTGGGACGCTGGCCGCCGGTGGGGTCAATCCGCTCAGCGGCGAGCGGGTGATCAAGGCAGCGAATGTGCCGCCCATCCTCGCGGAAATGATGATGGAAGGCCTCTATACCGCCTCCGGCGATTGGGCTTACACGGTCGGGCTTCCGGGAAAGAGTGGCGTCGGTGGTGGCATCCTGGCCGTCATGCCCGGCAGGTACGGGATCGCCGCGTTCTCTCCTCCGCTTGACGCTGTCGGCAACAGCGTGCGCGGCCAATTCGCGGTGTCAAAGCTCGTCGAGCAACTCGGGCCCAGCCTCTTTCGGCCCGCTTAG
- a CDS encoding GntG family PLP-dependent aldolase codes for MPDTGSASAIVDLRSDLLSPPSSAVSEAMRAALAAAPEFELRDGDDESALERRTASLLGTEDALFFPTCTMANLCAAILAARPGGLLLVPEGCHVLTSEGGGASSLAGLEPVVLTGAMLDPMMWAKAMAPEDTTRAVPALVWLENTHNRQGGLPLPADRTRAIAEMARDRGVRSHLDGARLFNAAVALGLRPDEIAAGFDTVSISLNKGLGAPVGAMLAGSRELIAEAVAVRQRLGGGMRPTGTLCAPALAALDDWPAIARDHALASLLWRESGGGPEIAEPATNIVMIRLAAEGAAEVLRRRLADEGVLALCLEPQVLRLVTHRGLTEAGIRRAAALIRSILHSVRETETRQ; via the coding sequence ATGCCAGACACCGGATCCGCGTCCGCGATCGTTGACCTCAGAAGTGACCTGTTGTCGCCGCCATCCTCTGCCGTCTCCGAAGCCATGCGGGCGGCACTTGCCGCAGCACCCGAGTTCGAGCTTCGTGACGGGGATGACGAAAGCGCGCTGGAGCGGAGAACCGCCTCGCTTCTCGGCACGGAAGATGCCCTGTTCTTCCCGACCTGCACGATGGCCAATCTCTGCGCTGCGATCCTCGCGGCGCGACCCGGCGGCCTCCTGCTCGTGCCCGAGGGATGCCATGTGCTGACATCCGAGGGGGGAGGCGCGTCCTCGCTGGCGGGCCTGGAACCCGTCGTGCTGACCGGCGCGATGCTTGATCCGATGATGTGGGCGAAGGCCATGGCGCCGGAGGACACGACGCGCGCGGTTCCGGCCCTGGTCTGGCTCGAGAACACGCATAATCGTCAGGGCGGGCTGCCGCTGCCGGCGGATCGAACCCGGGCTATCGCCGAGATGGCACGCGACAGGGGCGTGCGGTCCCATCTCGACGGCGCGCGGCTCTTCAACGCGGCGGTGGCGCTGGGCCTGCGCCCCGACGAGATAGCCGCCGGCTTCGACACGGTGTCGATCAGCCTGAACAAGGGCCTGGGCGCGCCGGTCGGCGCGATGCTCGCGGGCAGCCGCGAACTGATCGCGGAGGCGGTCGCCGTTCGCCAGCGACTGGGCGGCGGCATGCGGCCAACAGGTACACTTTGCGCCCCGGCCCTCGCCGCGTTGGACGACTGGCCGGCGATCGCCCGCGATCACGCGCTTGCCAGCCTGCTGTGGCGCGAGAGCGGCGGCGGCCCCGAAATCGCGGAGCCGGCCACCAATATCGTGATGATCCGCCTGGCCGCAGAGGGGGCTGCCGAGGTGCTTCGCAGGCGGCTCGCCGACGAAGGCGTGCTGGCGCTTTGCCTCGAGCCGCAGGTGCTGCGTCTCGTCACCCACAGAGGGTTGACCGAAGCCGGAATACGCCGTGCCGCGGCGCTGATCCGCTCCATCCTTCATTCCGTTCGAGAAACAGAGACAAGACAGTGA
- a CDS encoding hydantoinase/oxoprolinase family protein, with the protein MSEHFRIGVDIGGTFTDFTLFNDDERVARTHKRLTTPDDPSRAVIEGTGAITAEAGLSPADIGTIVHGTTLVTNAVIERRGVSTAMLVTKGFRDLLDIGAERRYDLFDLTIAFPKPVVPRALRVEVPGRLRYDGSEVEALDLVGVDDALSRLVDEHGVRSVAICFLHSHVDVRHEAAAAEFVTARFPQLAVSTSSDIFPFVRELGRWTTTTLNAYVQPVVDRYLDRLEGGLRQAGFAGKLLVMSSSGGTLTPAMARRYPVRLLESGPAAGALMSARHGADLGLDSVLSFDMGGTTAKGCFVRNGRPLKRYDLEVARVHEFRQGSGLTVKIPVLDMIEIGVGGGSIAQVDDRGLIAVGPVSAGAEPGPACYGRGGAGATLTDANLLLGYLDAGSFLGGSMRLVPEAARVAMDANLAGPMGVEVMRAAFGVREVGCESVARAFRTHAAEQGVDLRKSVMVAFGGSGPLHGARVARKLGVRRLVCPNGSGVMSAFGLLSSPLAYEVVRARRLPLDETGLDVLRAEMAAMMEDTTAVLTAAGAPAEAIRHIVRLDMRYRGQGYEVEVELPGLDACTPETLEQAFAVVYARTFGLAFPGQPAEIVNWKVEAIGPAPGDGTHYRLSVQRASATALKGYRPAWSADAEAMVPHAVYDRYALVPGTEIEGPALIEERESTCVLAPGDRLSVDPALNLIIDIGA; encoded by the coding sequence GTGAGTGAGCATTTCCGCATCGGCGTGGACATCGGCGGCACTTTCACCGATTTCACGCTGTTCAACGATGACGAACGGGTCGCCCGGACCCACAAGCGGCTGACGACGCCGGACGATCCGTCGCGGGCCGTCATCGAGGGGACCGGCGCGATCACCGCCGAGGCTGGCCTGTCCCCGGCCGACATCGGCACCATTGTCCACGGCACCACCCTGGTCACCAATGCGGTGATCGAGCGGCGCGGAGTGTCCACCGCGATGCTGGTCACGAAGGGTTTTCGCGACCTGCTCGATATCGGTGCCGAACGGCGTTACGACCTGTTCGACCTTACTATCGCATTTCCCAAGCCGGTGGTGCCGCGTGCCCTGCGTGTCGAGGTGCCGGGACGCCTTCGCTATGACGGCTCGGAAGTGGAGGCGCTGGACCTTGTTGGCGTTGATGACGCCCTCAGCCGGCTGGTCGACGAACATGGTGTCAGGTCGGTCGCGATCTGCTTCCTGCATTCCCATGTCGATGTCCGTCACGAGGCGGCGGCGGCGGAATTCGTGACCGCGCGTTTTCCGCAGCTCGCCGTCTCCACCTCATCGGACATCTTTCCCTTCGTGCGCGAACTTGGCCGCTGGACCACGACGACGCTCAACGCCTACGTGCAGCCCGTGGTCGATCGCTACCTCGACCGGCTCGAGGGTGGTCTGCGGCAGGCCGGTTTCGCGGGCAAGCTGCTCGTCATGAGCTCCAGCGGAGGCACGCTGACGCCAGCGATGGCGCGGCGTTACCCTGTCCGTCTACTGGAATCCGGCCCTGCGGCGGGGGCGCTGATGTCGGCGCGTCATGGGGCGGACCTAGGGCTCGACAGCGTGCTGTCCTTCGACATGGGGGGAACCACGGCCAAGGGCTGCTTCGTGCGCAATGGCCGGCCGTTGAAGCGGTACGATCTTGAAGTGGCGAGGGTGCACGAATTCCGCCAGGGCAGTGGGCTCACCGTCAAGATTCCCGTGCTCGACATGATCGAGATCGGCGTCGGCGGCGGCAGCATCGCGCAGGTCGACGACCGCGGGCTGATCGCGGTGGGACCGGTCAGCGCCGGCGCGGAGCCCGGCCCGGCCTGCTATGGCCGTGGCGGTGCCGGGGCCACGCTCACCGATGCCAATCTGTTGTTGGGCTATCTGGATGCCGGATCGTTTCTGGGGGGCAGCATGAGGCTCGTTCCCGAAGCGGCCCGCGTCGCCATGGACGCGAACCTTGCCGGCCCGATGGGCGTCGAGGTGATGCGCGCGGCCTTTGGCGTGCGCGAGGTGGGCTGCGAGAGCGTCGCGCGCGCTTTCCGTACCCACGCCGCCGAGCAAGGCGTGGACCTGCGCAAATCCGTCATGGTGGCGTTCGGCGGCTCCGGCCCGCTCCACGGGGCGCGTGTGGCGCGCAAACTGGGGGTGCGACGGCTGGTCTGCCCTAACGGTTCCGGCGTCATGTCGGCCTTCGGCCTGTTGTCGAGCCCGCTGGCCTATGAAGTCGTGCGCGCCCGCCGGCTGCCACTGGATGAAACGGGGCTCGACGTCCTGCGCGCCGAAATGGCCGCGATGATGGAGGATACGACGGCCGTGCTGACGGCCGCCGGCGCGCCGGCCGAAGCGATCCGCCATATTGTCCGTCTCGACATGCGCTATCGTGGACAGGGCTACGAAGTTGAAGTGGAACTCCCCGGGCTCGACGCCTGTACACCCGAGACGCTGGAACAGGCCTTCGCGGTTGTCTATGCCCGCACCTTCGGTTTGGCCTTTCCCGGGCAGCCAGCCGAAATCGTCAATTGGAAGGTCGAGGCAATCGGCCCTGCTCCTGGCGACGGCACGCATTATCGGCTGTCGGTTCAGCGGGCATCGGCAACGGCACTGAAGGGGTATCGACCGGCCTGGTCGGCCGACGCCGAAGCCATGGTGCCGCACGCCGTCTATGACCGGTATGCCCTCGTACCCGGGACGGAGATCGAAGGCCCGGCACTGATCGAGGAGCGTGAATCGACCTGCGTGCTGGCTCCTGGAGACCGGCTGAGCGTCGATCCCGCCCTCAATCTCATCATCGACATCGGAGCCTGA
- the dctP gene encoding TRAP transporter substrate-binding protein DctP: MKRLAFSLLCTVCSFVGVSATAMAQDKVEWRYFSYFPVNDNAVKLTRQFAEDVGAATNGRLKINVFAAGELPYKAPDVLRAVATNQVQMGDMAVGFASGDVPELNVLSLPFLCTSFDAFKKAIVDVGPVVDQVIGDRFKVDVAMNWTMPAQNFWFNRPVTQSSEFKGLKIRTWNPEQVNMVQLLAGSPVSISSAEVIPALERKVIDGAITSALSANEWRAYEIIKTGLMANFAMGHQVTMINKAELAKLPEDLRTILLRKTAEWEPKYMEMAVKGDAEARSNLTANGVKLVDPSAEDYARVREKMLPMWNEWAGKHGETGKKLLDLARAGCIVSN, encoded by the coding sequence ATGAAAAGATTGGCTTTCAGCCTGCTGTGCACCGTGTGCTCCTTCGTCGGCGTCAGCGCGACAGCGATGGCGCAGGACAAGGTGGAGTGGCGCTACTTCAGCTATTTCCCGGTCAATGACAATGCGGTGAAATTGACCCGCCAGTTTGCCGAGGATGTTGGCGCGGCAACGAATGGCCGCCTGAAGATCAATGTCTTTGCCGCCGGCGAGTTGCCCTACAAGGCGCCCGATGTCCTACGGGCTGTCGCGACCAACCAGGTCCAGATGGGCGACATGGCGGTGGGCTTCGCGTCCGGTGATGTGCCGGAGCTGAACGTCCTGTCGCTGCCATTCCTCTGTACGTCCTTCGACGCCTTCAAGAAGGCGATCGTCGATGTCGGTCCGGTCGTCGATCAGGTCATCGGCGACAGGTTCAAGGTCGACGTGGCGATGAACTGGACGATGCCGGCGCAGAATTTCTGGTTCAACCGTCCGGTCACCCAATCCTCGGAATTCAAGGGCCTCAAGATACGCACGTGGAACCCCGAGCAGGTCAACATGGTCCAGCTGCTCGCCGGATCTCCGGTGTCGATCTCCTCGGCGGAAGTGATCCCGGCGCTCGAGCGCAAGGTCATCGACGGCGCCATTACCTCGGCGCTCTCGGCGAATGAATGGCGGGCCTATGAGATCATCAAGACCGGGCTTATGGCCAACTTCGCCATGGGCCACCAGGTCACGATGATCAACAAGGCCGAACTGGCGAAGCTGCCGGAAGATCTGCGTACGATATTACTGCGCAAGACTGCCGAGTGGGAGCCGAAATATATGGAGATGGCCGTCAAGGGTGATGCCGAGGCGCGATCCAATCTTACCGCGAACGGCGTCAAGCTCGTTGACCCGTCCGCCGAAGACTATGCCCGTGTTCGCGAGAAGATGCTTCCCATGTGGAACGAATGGGCCGGGAAGCACGGCGAGACGGGCAAGAAGCTTCTGGATCTGGCACGCGCCGGCTGTATCGTCTCCAACTAA